The Haloprofundus salinisoli genome includes a region encoding these proteins:
- a CDS encoding Gfo/Idh/MocA family protein, with product MTVDVGICSTAHVNAEVYAALLSKLPSANLVGISGRNAERTRRRADAVGTAAMSHSELMRAVDGVVVCSPTADHDELIDLALRHDVAVLCEKPLETSLPAAKSIRDRCAERDVVTKMAMPIRFSRPMQRFKEHYEAGAVGDLLAVSGVNRGRMPGGWFVDPELAGGGAVADHTDHIVDIVRWITGEEVTEVYAETDTRFYDIPVEDVNLLSMTLSNGASFLLDGSWSTPQKSPFWGDAEVELVGSKETLSADCFGYRYSHVRDIGHGTHNESIYWGADPNNALLREFVAAIRGESTVAASFDDAVRTAAVIAAAYKSVERGEPVDVTY from the coding sequence GTGACCGTCGATGTCGGCATCTGTTCGACCGCTCACGTCAACGCCGAGGTGTACGCGGCGTTGCTCTCGAAGCTCCCGTCGGCCAACCTCGTCGGCATCTCGGGGCGGAACGCCGAGCGAACGCGCCGACGTGCCGACGCGGTCGGAACGGCCGCGATGTCGCACTCCGAGCTGATGCGGGCGGTTGACGGCGTCGTCGTCTGTTCGCCGACCGCCGACCACGACGAGTTGATCGACCTCGCGCTCCGACACGACGTCGCCGTCCTCTGTGAGAAGCCGCTCGAGACGTCGCTGCCGGCGGCGAAGTCGATCCGGGATCGCTGCGCGGAGCGCGACGTGGTGACGAAGATGGCGATGCCGATACGGTTCAGTCGGCCGATGCAGCGGTTCAAGGAGCACTACGAGGCGGGAGCGGTCGGCGACCTCCTCGCGGTGTCCGGGGTCAACCGCGGGAGGATGCCCGGCGGTTGGTTCGTCGACCCGGAACTCGCCGGCGGCGGGGCCGTCGCCGACCACACGGACCACATTGTGGATATCGTCCGATGGATCACCGGCGAAGAGGTGACAGAGGTGTACGCCGAGACGGACACACGATTCTACGATATTCCGGTCGAAGACGTGAACCTGCTATCGATGACGCTCTCGAACGGCGCGTCGTTCCTCCTCGACGGGTCGTGGAGCACGCCGCAGAAGAGTCCCTTCTGGGGTGACGCCGAAGTGGAACTCGTCGGGTCGAAGGAGACGCTGTCGGCGGACTGCTTCGGCTATCGATACAGCCACGTCAGAGACATCGGCCACGGTACCCACAACGAGTCAATCTACTGGGGTGCAGACCCGAACAACGCGTTGCTTCGGGAGTTCGTCGCAGCGATACGGGGCGAATCGACGGTTGCGGCGTCGTTCGACGACGCCGTCCGGACCGCCGCCGTCATCGCTGCCGCCTACAAGTCCGTCGAACGGGGCGAACCGGTCGACGTGACCTACTGA
- a CDS encoding Gfo/Idh/MocA family protein, with amino-acid sequence MTVRIGLCSVAHLHADSYAACLNDLPNTEFVGVTESEERVAEGRAKADEYGVDYFDPDALLDGVDGVVVCSTNADHLAWVRRAANAGVDVLCEKPLAPSVDDAQQMVDICRHADVHLGVAMPLRFNQPVRNAKTAVENGALGEIRFLSGTNRGQMPGSWFVDEDESGGGAVMDHSVHIVDIVRWITGEDVREVYAETDTRFNDVPVEDLNLLSMTLTDGTEFVLDGSWSKPDQWDFWGDATLRLVGTEGVVSIDCFDQKLKQTRDTGDPGIQSVFWGSNPDEGLITDFVEAVADDRPPMKTGADAVGDVAVVEAAYESANRTEPVDVEASELTSTTN; translated from the coding sequence GTGACGGTTCGAATCGGTCTCTGTTCGGTCGCACACCTGCACGCAGACTCCTATGCTGCCTGTCTGAACGACCTTCCGAACACCGAGTTCGTCGGCGTCACCGAGTCGGAGGAGCGAGTCGCCGAGGGTCGTGCGAAGGCCGACGAGTACGGCGTCGACTACTTCGACCCCGACGCGCTGCTCGACGGCGTCGACGGCGTCGTCGTCTGCTCGACGAACGCCGACCACCTCGCGTGGGTCCGGCGCGCCGCCAACGCCGGCGTTGACGTGCTCTGCGAGAAACCTCTCGCGCCGAGCGTCGACGATGCACAGCAGATGGTCGACATCTGCCGTCACGCGGACGTACACCTCGGCGTCGCAATGCCGCTTCGTTTCAACCAACCGGTTCGGAACGCAAAGACGGCCGTCGAGAACGGTGCACTCGGCGAAATTCGATTCCTCAGCGGAACCAACCGAGGGCAGATGCCCGGCAGTTGGTTCGTCGACGAGGACGAGTCCGGCGGCGGGGCCGTGATGGACCACTCGGTGCACATCGTCGACATCGTCCGGTGGATAACGGGCGAAGACGTCCGCGAGGTGTACGCCGAGACGGACACCCGGTTCAACGACGTGCCCGTAGAGGACCTCAACCTGCTATCGATGACCCTCACCGACGGAACGGAGTTCGTCCTCGACGGATCGTGGAGCAAGCCCGACCAGTGGGACTTCTGGGGCGACGCGACGCTCCGACTCGTCGGCACAGAGGGCGTCGTCTCTATCGACTGCTTCGACCAGAAATTAAAGCAGACGCGCGACACCGGCGACCCCGGTATTCAGTCGGTGTTTTGGGGGTCGAATCCCGACGAGGGACTAATCACAGACTTCGTCGAAGCCGTCGCCGACGACCGTCCGCCGATGAAGACGGGTGCCGACGCCGTCGGCGATGTGGCCGTCGTTGAGGCCGCGTACGAATCCGCTAATCGGACCGAACCCGTCGACGTGGAGGCGAGCGAACTCACGTCGACGACGAACTGA
- a CDS encoding Gfo/Idh/MocA family protein — protein sequence MQRIGLVGSGFMATTHANSYQEIAGAEVAAVASLGENRAEFAAEHAPDADVYAHAEEMMDDADITVVDICTPTPTHRPLVEAAAARGLDTFCEKPLARTVEDADAVVDAVEESGITFMTGHVLRYFPEYAEAKRRIDAGEIGTPGTLHTERLSSPPRYGSNSWFGDKAQSGGVLLDMAIHDFDYLRWVAGEVERVFARTAEWDDGHLNQHSSVVLRFEDGAVGHVEASWGYPEGSPFITSYELAGDEGMLEFDARDENAVRVSGGAEGANAPESPLAKSPYTAELEHFLDCVENGKDPDISPNDAREAVRVALAAIESSERGEPVSPAEVRA from the coding sequence ATGCAACGAATCGGGTTAGTGGGGAGTGGCTTCATGGCCACGACTCATGCTAACAGCTACCAAGAGATAGCTGGCGCGGAGGTCGCCGCAGTCGCGTCGCTTGGCGAGAACCGAGCGGAGTTTGCGGCGGAGCACGCGCCGGATGCCGACGTGTACGCCCACGCCGAGGAGATGATGGACGACGCCGACATAACCGTCGTCGATATCTGTACACCGACGCCGACGCACAGGCCACTCGTCGAGGCCGCCGCCGCTCGCGGCCTCGATACGTTCTGTGAGAAACCGCTCGCCCGGACCGTCGAGGACGCCGACGCCGTCGTCGACGCGGTTGAGGAGTCCGGAATCACCTTCATGACAGGACACGTCCTGCGGTACTTCCCCGAGTACGCCGAGGCGAAGCGACGCATCGACGCGGGCGAGATCGGGACGCCGGGAACGTTACACACCGAACGGCTCTCGTCGCCGCCGCGGTATGGGAGCAACTCCTGGTTCGGCGACAAGGCTCAAAGCGGCGGCGTCCTGCTCGACATGGCGATTCACGACTTCGACTACCTGCGCTGGGTCGCTGGCGAGGTCGAGCGAGTGTTCGCCCGGACCGCCGAGTGGGACGACGGCCATCTCAACCAGCACTCGTCGGTCGTTCTGCGCTTCGAGGATGGGGCGGTCGGTCACGTCGAAGCCTCGTGGGGGTACCCCGAGGGCTCGCCGTTCATCACCAGCTACGAGCTCGCCGGCGACGAGGGGATGTTGGAGTTCGATGCCCGCGACGAGAACGCCGTACGGGTCTCCGGCGGTGCGGAGGGGGCGAACGCGCCCGAGAGCCCGCTGGCGAAGAGCCCGTACACGGCCGAGCTCGAACACTTCCTCGACTGCGTAGAGAACGGCAAGGACCCAGACATCTCACCGAACGACGCTCGGGAGGCGGTCAGAGTCGCGCTCGCGGCCATCGAATCCAGCGAGCGCGGTGAACCAGTGTCGCCCGCGGAGGTGCGAGCGTGA